A region of the Acidobacteriota bacterium genome:
CGTCTCCTCCGGGTTCCGCATGTTCCCCTTCCCGCGCTCGCCGGTTCCCAGCAGGATGGAGATGCGCACGTGCGGATGGCGGTAAGCCTTGTAGGTCAGCGGCCCGTGCGGGACCCCCTTCGGCACGAACAGAGCCCCGGTGGAATCGGTTTCGAGCTTCTGGCCGCCGAGAGTGTACTCGATATCCGCCCCCAGGTCTTCCGGGTCCCGGCAGTCTCCACCGATGTTCAGGATGATCTCGTCGTGCCCGCCGACCTCCTCCCCCAGGCAGGGATTGGGCTCGGGCATGCCCCATACCCATCCGAACTCCACGTTATACCGGACCCCGGGAACCAGCCCGCTGCTCATGTAGATCAGGGGCGGGTACGTCCGGTTCTTCACACCGGGATCGGGCTCCTCCACCGTTGCCGGCGTTTTGACCATATACCTTTCATAGTCATCGACAGCCATCATGGGCCCCTTTCGACTCCCCCCCTTTTCGGTTCCGGCAAACGTCCCCGGCTGCGGCGCTTCTTCTTGACTCTGCCGGCATTGTAGCCGAAGATCGGGGCGATCAATATCGATTTATGAGCCTGAGAGCATTTATTGCAGGGGGTGACACGGGATGGAACCATCCGGCCGGCCGATGAGGCGCAAGCGTTCGCTTCTCGGGCTGGCGGGTTGGCTCGCCGTTACCTTCGCGGTGTCGGCCTTCGGCGCGCTCTTCACGCCGGGCGGGGGAGGCGGCGGCTGGTACGCGACCCTGCCCAAGCCCGCATGGACGCCCCCCGGCTGGGTTTTCGGCCCGGTCTGGACCCTCCTCTACATCCTCATCGCGGTCGCGGCCTGGCTCGTCTGGCGCGCGCGGGGGAGCCTGCGGGCGGCCGCCCCGCCGCTCGCCCCCTGGGCGGCCCAGCTCCTGCTCAACGGCCTGTGGTCCCTGCTCTTCTTCGGCCTGCGCCTCGTCGTCCCCGCCTTCGTCGAGATCCTCGTCCTCTGGTTCGCCATCCTCGCCACCGTCATCGCCTTCTGGCGCGTGCGGCCGCTTGCCGGGGCGCTGCTGATTCCCTACCTGGCCTGGGTCGCCTTCGCCGCCGCGCTCAACGGCGCCATAGCGTTCGCCCTCTGATCGGGAATCGACGGGCGCTGCCGGGAGCGGGTCTATTCCCGCGTCCCGATGCCGAGCACCTCGAGCTGCGTCCTGACGGCCGGCGCCTGGGCCGCGTCGGGGTGGAGGGCAAGGAACTGCCGGAGCACCCGCGCCGCCGAAACGGGGTCCCTCATCTGCAGGTAGATGTCGGCCAGCGGCAGCTGCGGGAAGGAGAAGTGGGCGGGGTCGAGGGCGATCGCCCGCTCCAGATGCCTGGCGGCCTCCACCGGTCTTTCGAGAAAATAATAGCTCAGCCCCAGTTGCGAATGCGCCAGCGCGTCGTCGGGCCTTTCCCTCGCCGCGGCCAGGTTCGTCTCGAGCGACTCCGGGATCCGGTTCA
Encoded here:
- a CDS encoding tryptophan-rich sensory protein, translated to MRRKRSLLGLAGWLAVTFAVSAFGALFTPGGGGGGWYATLPKPAWTPPGWVFGPVWTLLYILIAVAAWLVWRARGSLRAAAPPLAPWAAQLLLNGLWSLLFFGLRLVVPAFVEILVLWFAILATVIAFWRVRPLAGALLIPYLAWVAFAAALNGAIAFAL